From the genome of Phlebotomus papatasi isolate M1 chromosome 2, Ppap_2.1, whole genome shotgun sequence:
tttggcGAACTGATTTGCTCGTTAATTTCTACAGATAAGCGAGGAGGATGCCATTCCAGGGATTCTGAAGAATTATCCTGGATTTTGattgcatttttctttaaaaaatcaagttttCCATAATTCGTTGTTTTTCAAAGTCGTCTAAATTTTAAAACGCGCTCTTTTTGACATCTTTTCCCGCGCTTTTGAGGTTGAGAGTACGCAAGAAGATGAAATTCCGGGCAGTTATCCGGGGTTCAGGGTGTATGAGAGATTTTTTGAGTGAGTAGATCTTCTCAGGGATTCTCAGAAGTGTTTTAAATTCCATTAACTTAGCAGATATCGTGACGACTCTCTCAAAATGTGGCAGGGATGTGATTTTCAATGCTCGTCCGGACAGCGTGATTGTGGCTGTTAATGTGGATTCTGCCCTCACGGGGCTCCAGCTGTGGTGTGACATTGACCGGGAAGCCTTCTTCGATGAGTACAGCATGCAGGGCCTCTCGGACACCCACAATGAGATCATTCTGGAGATGAAATCTGCAAGTTTTGTCAGGGCTCTGAGCGGCATCAGCCGGACGACTTCCTCATCTTTCGTCAAACTGAAGCTGATGAACAAGAACATGGCCAGTCTGTGCGTGGAGATTGAGGTGCCATCGAGTGTGCCTTCGAGAAGCTGCCCAATAAGCCATGATGTTCCTGTTACGGTTGTTTCCAGGAAAGAGTGGAATCGATATAAACTGCCCAGATTGCCGGATTTTGAGATGATTCTCGGGGTGCCGAGTGTGAAGTTCTTCAAGCACATCATTGAGACTATGAAGACTTCATCGCCGATCATCGAAGTCTGCACGGTGAAGGATGGGACGGTTTCTTTCATTATGGAGTCCACAATGGCCAAGATCTCCTGCCATTGCAGGGATCAGGCAGTGCATTGCGGTAAGAGGATTCTCAGGAAGCTGAAAGGAGTGTTTTTagtgtattttattttcttgcaGAGGGATCCCAGGAGGAGCTTTCCTGCAAAATTGAATCCAAGAGACTTGCTCTTTTCCTCACCAACAGCCCTTTTATCTCTTCCAGAATGCGCTGCAGCATCAGTCCTGACCATTTGGTGAGATTCGAAGTAGAAGTTCAGAAGAAAGTCATCATGACCTGCATCATCCCTTCGAGCTGTGATTGAGAAAACTCCcggaaattttcaaataattgtaataaaagattccaagcaacaggTACTTTTTATTTCTTACAAAACGGGCAGTTTTTTGATCACATTTTTCATAGGACACTGAATTCCTGAGGGCTGGGAAAGTCACATCGGATGAAGACATTTTCTTTACTGGGAACGTCTTCCAGGATATCCGTCACGAAGCCCATCCAGTAGATGACAATTCCAGCCCCAAATTCTTCGCTGTACGGAGTCAGTTGTCTCTGGACAACCTTCCCATGGTTGAAGGTGTTCCCGAAGAAGGCCTTGCTTTCGATCCAGTGAATCCTCCGGCCGCGGTAGAAGCACCTGGAGAGGAGCCTGGCGTCAGGAGTTTTTCTATAGCCCTTTTTCTGGAGATCAAGCTGCGTGTCAAATGATATTCCCGCGGAACTGAGGATGGAATACAGCTGCAAATGTCCCAGAAGGTAACAAAATCTACAAGTCCTGACCCCCATTTTCCTGACCAATAATTACCATATTCTCAAAAAACACCCCAATTTTGTCCCTGTAGGCATCCGGAACTGGCCCCTCGAGAATATCAAGCTCAATACACTGCTCAACATTCCTCCGGAGGACCTCATCGTGGATCCTATGAGGATGAAAGAGCAATTTATTGGCCTTGTATTCATTGGTTTTTAGCTTCTCCTTGAGCAATATCCGGGAGAGGAtgaaaggcgaatatctcctttCAGCTGCCATAACAAGCACTGTAAATTCACACGTGGGATCCTTTTCTATCCTCCTTTCATAATCCTGCAGCAATTCTGGACTATTCTGCTGGATTTTGCTGTAATCTTCTGGCAATCTCTCTTTGTGCTCCCAACTCAGGATACTCCAAATTGTCCGCGGAGAAAATTGCGGATATGTCTGATGCAGGAGGTGGAGGCACTCTATAGACAATCCTGGGAAATTCTTAATCCTCTGCAGGACCTCCCGGTACAGCTCACTACTCaaaattatcattttctttggggattttcacgttttttttctgagaattttCTTTGGACATTGCAAAACCAAAACAATCTCGTCGAA
Proteins encoded in this window:
- the LOC129800755 gene encoding checkpoint protein HUS1 → MKFRAVIRGSGCMRDFLNIVTTLSKCGRDVIFNARPDSVIVAVNVDSALTGLQLWCDIDREAFFDEYSMQGLSDTHNEIILEMKSASFVRALSGISRTTSSSFVKLKLMNKNMASLCVEIEVPSSVPSRSCPISHDVPVTVVSRKEWNRYKLPRLPDFEMILGVPSVKFFKHIIETMKTSSPIIEVCTVKDGTVSFIMESTMAKISCHCRDQAVHCEGSQEELSCKIESKRLALFLTNSPFISSRMRCSISPDHLVRFEVEVQKKVIMTCIIPSSCD
- the LOC129800756 gene encoding CDAN1-interacting nuclease 1-like, with the translated sequence MIILSSELYREVLQRIKNFPGLSIECLHLLHQTYPQFSPRTIWSILSWEHKERLPEDYSKIQQNSPELLQDYERRIEKDPTCEFTVLVMAAERRYSPFILSRILLKEKLKTNEYKANKLLFHPHRIHDEVLRRNVEQCIELDILEGPVPDAYRDKIGVFFENMLYSILSSAGISFDTQLDLQKKGYRKTPDARLLSRCFYRGRRIHWIESKAFFGNTFNHGKVVQRQLTPYSEEFGAGIVIYWMGFVTDILEDVPSKENVFIRCDFPSPQEFSVL